The following are encoded in a window of Rubellicoccus peritrichatus genomic DNA:
- the mraY gene encoding phospho-N-acetylmuramoyl-pentapeptide-transferase — translation MLTYLADYENIFGPLRLFQYLTLRMVMAAATALIIGFLVAPKLFQFLRSLKASQSLRTAEEVGKLADLHAKKKDTPTMGGLMIYIAVTVSALLWTRPSIYLLVVLLVYTGLTIIGFLDDYLKVSKRNSKGLSGRWKLIGQVLVTIVALGLLLGSPSTHGEMSEFWTPFYKFPLMKEMPIWFAFIFFFLVMAGSSNAINLTDGVDGLAIGCTVTVAMAYGIMAYAAGNVIISNYLLISYVPGVGELAVVCSALGGGSLAFLWYNSHPAEVFMGDTGSLALGGLIGSIAFIVHQPLTLIVVGGIFVLEAASVILQVGSFKLRGKRIFRMAPLHHHFELLGWHESKVVIRFWIVSLIFAIAGLSTLKMR, via the coding sequence ATGTTAACCTACCTTGCTGATTACGAAAACATCTTTGGCCCACTGCGTCTTTTTCAATACTTGACGCTGCGTATGGTCATGGCAGCAGCAACTGCCTTGATCATTGGTTTCCTTGTTGCTCCGAAGCTCTTCCAGTTTTTGCGTAGCTTAAAAGCATCGCAGTCATTGCGCACGGCCGAAGAAGTCGGTAAGCTGGCGGATCTTCATGCCAAGAAGAAGGATACGCCAACCATGGGCGGTCTGATGATTTACATTGCGGTAACTGTCAGTGCATTACTCTGGACACGCCCAAGTATCTATCTGTTGGTCGTTCTTCTGGTTTATACCGGTCTGACAATTATTGGTTTTCTTGACGATTATCTAAAAGTATCGAAACGAAATAGTAAAGGGCTGTCAGGGCGCTGGAAGTTGATCGGCCAGGTTTTAGTTACTATTGTGGCGCTTGGTTTGCTTTTGGGCAGTCCTTCGACTCATGGTGAGATGAGCGAATTTTGGACGCCTTTCTATAAATTTCCCTTAATGAAGGAGATGCCAATCTGGTTTGCTTTTATCTTCTTCTTCCTAGTCATGGCGGGGTCCAGTAATGCGATCAACTTAACTGATGGGGTTGATGGGCTTGCCATCGGCTGCACGGTTACCGTGGCGATGGCTTATGGCATCATGGCTTACGCCGCAGGCAATGTTATCATTTCAAATTACCTTCTGATTAGCTATGTTCCCGGTGTTGGAGAATTGGCTGTGGTTTGTTCTGCATTGGGCGGTGGTAGTCTTGCCTTCCTCTGGTACAATTCACATCCGGCTGAGGTCTTCATGGGAGATACCGGGTCGCTGGCCCTGGGAGGGTTGATTGGATCGATTGCATTTATTGTGCATCAACCTCTCACTTTAATTGTTGTGGGCGGGATTTTCGTCCTCGAAGCAGCATCGGTTATTCTTCAAGTCGGCTCATTCAAATTGCGAGGCAAACGCATTTTTCGGATGGCTCCGCTTCATCACCACTTCGAGCTTCTCGGTTGGCATGAGTCCAAGGTCGTGATCCGCTTCTGGATCGTGTCTTTGATTTTTGCCATTGCAGGGCTTTCCACTTTGAAAATGAGGTAA
- a CDS encoding UDP-N-acetylmuramoyl-tripeptide--D-alanyl-D-alanine ligase — translation MSGFDPAVVAESCGGTWYADALPSRLTGFSQDTRRLQKGDCFVALVTDSRDGHDFLEAAKEAGASSVLVSQPFSNFSLPQLCVPDTLIAFQKIARYHRQAFSGKVIGVTGSCGKTTTKELTATLLGEGVLKTEGNLNNFIGVPLTLTRLDQSTHHFGVVEAGINEPGEMDTLAQMIEADVAICTMVGEAHLEKLGSVEGVAREKSRLGELARPGAPMLFPAQCLRYPEFRRFGARAWVAAPPGSDLPEGNFNRLNYKTEPNEEGGCRLKIESAALVPGIYDLPVSSPGLVSDAVLAITATRLCGISEKDIQVRLKQWKLGKHRGDWINLGQCLIYDDCYNANPSSIAEALAAFVSRSANEQSRLFILGGMKELGDESQALHEKVGRNLPVREEDRVVFIGNEAEGYLTGLKASGFPVSSVEVFATALDAVDSVKNFCGSVFLKGSRAYALEQLLECFSEEKEVSC, via the coding sequence ATGAGCGGGTTTGATCCTGCAGTAGTTGCTGAATCGTGCGGTGGTACTTGGTATGCTGATGCTTTACCTTCACGGCTAACTGGCTTCAGTCAGGATACGCGTCGCTTGCAGAAAGGGGATTGCTTTGTTGCTTTGGTAACAGATTCGCGTGATGGGCACGATTTCCTTGAAGCAGCCAAAGAGGCGGGAGCTTCTTCTGTTTTGGTGTCGCAGCCTTTTTCAAACTTTAGCCTCCCGCAACTCTGTGTTCCGGATACCCTGATTGCATTTCAGAAAATTGCTCGGTATCACCGCCAAGCATTTTCTGGAAAAGTGATCGGGGTGACCGGAAGTTGTGGCAAGACGACCACAAAGGAACTTACGGCGACACTTCTGGGAGAGGGAGTGCTAAAAACCGAAGGCAACCTGAATAATTTTATTGGTGTTCCACTGACGCTGACTCGCCTTGATCAATCAACGCATCATTTTGGAGTGGTTGAGGCTGGCATTAACGAGCCTGGTGAAATGGATACGCTTGCGCAAATGATCGAAGCAGATGTCGCTATTTGTACCATGGTTGGTGAAGCTCATCTTGAAAAGTTGGGTAGTGTTGAAGGGGTTGCTCGAGAAAAATCACGCTTGGGCGAATTAGCAAGACCTGGTGCCCCAATGCTCTTTCCGGCACAGTGTTTGCGTTACCCGGAGTTTCGTCGTTTTGGTGCACGTGCCTGGGTTGCTGCTCCGCCTGGTAGCGATTTGCCCGAAGGGAATTTTAACAGACTAAACTACAAAACTGAACCTAACGAAGAGGGTGGCTGCCGGCTCAAGATCGAGTCGGCAGCTTTAGTTCCCGGAATCTATGATCTTCCCGTTTCCAGTCCGGGGTTAGTCAGTGATGCTGTATTGGCCATCACAGCAACGCGTTTGTGTGGTATTTCGGAAAAAGATATCCAGGTGAGACTGAAACAATGGAAGTTGGGAAAACATCGTGGTGACTGGATTAATTTGGGACAGTGCCTGATTTATGATGACTGCTATAACGCGAATCCTTCTTCAATCGCAGAGGCTTTGGCCGCGTTTGTTTCGAGATCAGCGAATGAACAATCACGTCTGTTTATTTTAGGAGGGATGAAAGAACTCGGAGATGAGTCACAAGCTCTGCATGAGAAAGTTGGGCGTAACCTGCCCGTTCGTGAAGAGGATCGTGTGGTTTTTATTGGCAATGAGGCTGAAGGATATTTGACTGGCTTAAAAGCCAGTGGCTTTCCTGTTTCTTCTGTCGAGGTGTTTGCGACTGCTCTGGATGCAGTTGACTCAGTAAAGAATTTCTGTGGTTCCGTTTTCCTCAAAGGCAGTCGTGCCTATGCGCTTGAGCAGTTGCTGGAATGTTTTTCTGAAGAGAAGGAGGTGTCATGTTAA
- a CDS encoding UDP-N-acetylmuramoyl-L-alanyl-D-glutamate--2,6-diaminopimelate ligase produces the protein MIGLSCLENSLSWSAALSMRFAASMDAGDASEHTMPTVKALTAGLPNASLSGGGKQEVTCLITDSRRVVPGALFFAIGGLHTDGNLYIEEAIGRGAVGIVSEQPAGSNRQVAWLQVPNVRSVLAEVARRFYDHPDTQVEVVGVTGTNGKTTVSMLLQFLLSEQPADTGLIGTVRYDLGRRTIPSYKTTPESVDIYSMLDQMRREQCKRAVMEISSHAIDQQRVEGLHVRIAAFLNLTRDHIDYHHDLDAYFSVKAKLFTGETGNLPEVAVVNLDDPYGHRLLKKIPANVRTITFGKDDSADIRAENIRLEPEGSRFRAIWPGGEAELFTREPGQYNVSNVLAALAVCYARGMDLTALSEKIASFPGVPGRMERVDLGQPFPVLVDYAHTDDALRNALGMLREITPGRLFVVFGCGGNRDREKRPLMTTAVQEKADFTWATSDNPRKETIEQIFDDMRSGVVRDDAIDFVSDRRRAIGLAIDAAGEGDCVIIAGKGHETFQEFADTVVPFDDRLVARDFLSRKNFQPKEDAE, from the coding sequence ATGATTGGTCTTTCCTGCCTCGAAAATAGCTTAAGCTGGAGCGCTGCACTCAGCATGCGGTTCGCCGCGTCAATGGACGCTGGTGATGCCTCCGAGCATACGATGCCTACGGTTAAGGCATTGACGGCTGGACTGCCCAATGCGTCGCTTAGCGGTGGTGGCAAACAGGAAGTAACTTGCCTGATTACTGATAGTCGCCGTGTTGTACCTGGTGCGCTTTTCTTCGCAATTGGTGGTCTGCATACCGATGGAAATCTTTACATCGAAGAAGCGATTGGGCGTGGTGCAGTTGGAATTGTTTCCGAACAACCTGCTGGCTCGAATCGACAAGTTGCCTGGCTTCAGGTACCAAATGTCAGAAGCGTTCTGGCCGAAGTTGCCCGTAGGTTTTATGATCATCCTGACACTCAGGTTGAGGTCGTTGGTGTCACTGGAACCAATGGTAAAACCACGGTTTCCATGCTGCTGCAGTTTCTTTTATCTGAGCAACCTGCAGATACAGGTTTGATCGGCACAGTGCGTTATGATCTCGGTCGTCGAACAATCCCTTCATATAAAACGACGCCTGAATCGGTTGATATATATTCCATGTTGGATCAGATGCGACGTGAGCAGTGTAAGCGTGCGGTCATGGAAATTAGCTCACATGCTATTGACCAACAAAGAGTCGAAGGATTGCATGTCCGCATCGCGGCATTTTTGAATTTAACGCGTGATCATATTGATTACCATCATGACCTCGACGCATACTTCTCGGTAAAAGCAAAGCTTTTTACTGGTGAAACGGGAAATCTTCCCGAGGTTGCCGTTGTCAATCTTGATGATCCATATGGTCATCGCTTGTTGAAAAAAATTCCGGCCAATGTACGGACGATTACCTTTGGCAAAGATGACTCGGCTGACATTCGTGCTGAGAATATTCGCTTAGAGCCTGAGGGCAGTCGTTTTCGTGCAATCTGGCCTGGCGGCGAAGCTGAACTTTTTACCCGTGAACCCGGGCAATACAATGTCAGCAATGTACTGGCTGCCCTTGCAGTTTGTTATGCGCGTGGTATGGATCTTACTGCGCTTTCTGAGAAAATTGCATCTTTTCCTGGTGTGCCTGGTCGCATGGAACGTGTTGATCTGGGGCAGCCATTTCCTGTTCTCGTTGATTATGCACATACCGATGATGCGTTGAGAAATGCTCTTGGTATGCTTCGTGAGATTACACCTGGGCGTTTGTTCGTTGTCTTCGGTTGTGGTGGTAATCGCGATCGTGAGAAGCGTCCTCTCATGACGACGGCTGTTCAGGAGAAAGCAGATTTCACCTGGGCAACAAGTGATAATCCACGCAAGGAAACCATTGAGCAAATCTTTGATGATATGCGAAGCGGTGTTGTTCGAGATGATGCCATTGATTTTGTCTCGGATCGTCGCCGGGCTATTGGTTTGGCTATTGATGCGGCAGGCGAGGGTGATTGCGTTATCATCGCAGGGAAGGGGCATGAGACCTTTCAGGAGTTTGCTGATACTGTCGTGCCTTTTGATGATCGCCTTGTCGCCAGGGACTTCCTTTCAAGAAAGAACTTTCAGCCAAAGGAGGACGCTGAATGA
- the murD gene encoding UDP-N-acetylmuramoyl-L-alanine--D-glutamate ligase: protein MTIPDNIKPYLDRSVAVLGYGVSGRGLVALLRACGIWYEVYDEYNGEARHSEFDEGRAKQHGLVLYSPGFSKDHRWLVNARNAGCRVLGELDFASLFWSGAFVAITGTNGKTTTAEFLSFAMKRIGMKAVAVGNVGYPVSRLHEIGNYGATTAVCEVSSFQSEAIEYLRPQALLWTNFGEDHLDRYDSMKDYFAAKWKLVERLARPRFIVGRSVAEYAVEFGYTLPSFCQIVDVDEQNDLIPVGSCFNSYPQRENYLIIRAFWQQEGLSLKALEEAACQFQPPRHRLGLVQTIGETEFWNDSKATNFASSLAALKSFDRPILWIGGGKSKGGDVADFARSVGETISKGYLIGESAGELAANFMQNGVDHEVFTELEDAVAAAYKDAKGRAIVLLSPGFSSFDLFSSYSERGIRFEKAVLSLMKQSHARKSKECAVTSEKSQ from the coding sequence ATGACTATCCCCGACAACATTAAACCGTATTTGGACCGCTCCGTTGCCGTCCTTGGCTATGGTGTGTCCGGGCGTGGACTCGTCGCATTGCTTCGTGCGTGCGGCATTTGGTATGAAGTTTATGATGAGTATAATGGTGAAGCCCGTCATAGTGAGTTTGATGAAGGCAGAGCCAAGCAACATGGATTAGTACTATATAGTCCTGGTTTTAGTAAAGATCACCGTTGGTTGGTGAATGCGCGTAATGCTGGTTGCCGCGTATTGGGTGAGCTCGATTTTGCCTCCCTTTTCTGGTCGGGAGCATTTGTCGCCATTACGGGCACGAACGGTAAGACAACGACTGCTGAGTTTCTTTCTTTCGCCATGAAGCGGATCGGTATGAAAGCTGTTGCTGTTGGTAATGTCGGTTATCCTGTTTCCCGTTTGCACGAGATTGGTAATTATGGAGCCACTACAGCAGTATGCGAAGTGAGCTCATTCCAGTCGGAGGCGATTGAATATCTCAGGCCACAGGCATTACTTTGGACAAACTTCGGCGAAGACCATTTGGATCGCTACGACTCCATGAAAGACTACTTTGCGGCGAAGTGGAAATTGGTGGAGCGGCTTGCTCGCCCTCGATTCATTGTTGGACGGTCCGTGGCTGAGTATGCCGTCGAGTTCGGGTATACACTGCCGAGCTTTTGTCAGATCGTTGATGTTGATGAGCAAAATGACCTCATTCCCGTGGGAAGCTGCTTCAATAGCTATCCTCAGCGCGAGAACTATCTCATTATACGAGCGTTTTGGCAGCAGGAAGGATTGAGTCTCAAAGCGCTCGAAGAAGCTGCTTGTCAATTTCAACCGCCACGCCATCGCCTTGGTCTTGTTCAAACGATCGGAGAGACAGAGTTCTGGAACGATTCAAAGGCGACCAATTTCGCCTCGTCACTGGCTGCTTTAAAAAGCTTTGATCGGCCCATTCTGTGGATTGGTGGCGGAAAATCTAAAGGTGGCGATGTTGCGGATTTTGCCAGATCCGTTGGAGAGACGATCAGCAAAGGCTATTTAATTGGAGAAAGTGCAGGCGAACTCGCCGCTAACTTCATGCAAAATGGTGTTGATCACGAAGTGTTTACAGAACTTGAAGACGCAGTTGCTGCGGCCTACAAAGATGCCAAAGGCAGGGCGATTGTTTTGCTGAGCCCGGGCTTTTCAAGTTTCGACCTGTTTTCGAGTTACTCTGAGCGTGGAATCCGTTTTGAAAAAGCGGTTTTGAGTTTGATGAAACAGTCTCACGCCCGTAAAAGCAAAGAATGCGCTGTAACCTCAGAAAAATCGCAATGA